GGGCCATACTGGGTGTGAAGCCTGTTTTATAAAGTCCTTATTCGCATTCATGGGGATGAGCCCTCATGACCTCactacctcctaaaggccccaccccTCAATACTATAACATTGGGACATTAAGTTTCCACTTGAATTTTGGAGTGAGCTATTGTTAGAATATTTATCCCCATCAAAAtgtatgttgaaatttaattgtcatTATAACAGTGTTAAGTGGGACCTTTAAGAAGTGAtcctggctgggcaaggtggctcacacttgtgatcccagcactttgggaggctgaggtgggtggatcatttgaggtcaggagttcgagactagcctgaccaacatggtaaaaccccatctctgcaaaaaaaattcaaaaattagctgggtgtggtggcatgtactgtagtaccagctacttgggaggctgagccaggagaattggttgaactagggaggcggagattgcagtgagccgagatgacaccacggcactccagcctcggtgacagagcgagactccgtctcaaaaacaaaacaaaaaagaagaggtGATCCTGCTCTCATGAGTGGAATTAATAAGGGTGAATTCAGCCTCCTTTTGTCTCTCTTGTCCTTCGTTCTTCTGCCATATGAAGATGCAGTAAGAAGGCCCACACAAGCTgcctgcaccttgatcttggacttccagtctctaAAATTGTAACAGTATAAATTCCTGTTCTTTGTAAATATCCAGTCTCagttattctgttatagcagcaaaaaacagactaagacaaaagAACACAAACACAAACCATAGCAAGCTCTAAGCTGtattaaaatgatatttgggACCGGGcgcaatgactcatgcctgtaatcccagcactctgggaggccgaggtgggtggatcacctgaggtcaggagttcgagaccagcctgaccaacatggagaaaccccgtctctactacaaatacaaaattagctgggcgtgatggtgcatgcctataatcccagctacttgggaggctgaggcaggagaatcgcttgaagccgggaggcagaggttgcagggtaagccgagataacgccattgcactcctgcctgggcaacaagagcaaaactccatctcaaaaaaaaaaaaaaaaaaaaaaaagataattggtAAACGTCAGAAAGGGGTCTGTCATTCCTCCAGGGCTAGGCTCCTGCAATGTGGTGGCTTCTCCAGCATTAGACTCCTGCCATGTGCACTGACCAGAGGCACCTCATGACTACAAGCTTCCCAAAGAACCTTTTTGAGCAGCTTCACAGCAGAATGCTGTTGACAAGCCACCTCCTCAGTGCAACTGGTGCTCTTTCTGGTGGTTTTCCAGGATGTCCCAGAGGCAAGACACATCATCTAGTGAGCTATGTTGCACTTTCTCTGACATCTAGATCTCAGCTCTGGGGATAAGGAGGACTCTTCCTTGGGTGCTGTATCTCAGCTCCAGGGACAGTGGCTACtccatttctgctttctctttagAGTTCTTTTTAACTTCTAATACCCAGCCCCTCATTACCTGAATCCCTTAAACTTCGTGTTCAAATtactgttatttctttctcttcactgAACTCTGATATGCTGTTTTTATTAgatgtttaaatgttttattttacattctgcTGCTGAgcaatgtttaaatttttatactcTACATGTTATTTATACGTACATAGTGAATTACCATGTTTTAGTCCAATAATCAAggttttttgttggtggtggtttttttgagacacagttttgctctgtcacccaggctggaatgcagtggcacaatctcagctcactgcaacctccgcctactgggttcaagcaatttttgtgcctcagtcccccgaggagctgggattacagctgcttGCCTCCatgaccaactaattttttgtatttttagtagagatggggtttcagcatgttgtccaggctggtctcaaactcctgagctcaggcaatctgcctgccttggcctcccaaagtgctgggattacaggcgtgagccaccacggctggcccaAGGTTTACTTAttgcaaagaaataagaaaaacttgGTTAGTGGGCTAAAACATGGTAGTTCATTACATACATATAGTGCCTGTCTATGCTTGCATCTACAGATTTTCAACATTGGTCTGAACTCAAGACGTTGAAAAATGCCAGAGGGCAGAGTGTGATACTATCCTTAAATCTCCAGGTAGTACATCTATTCAGACCCCAAGAGTTGTCTGATAAATATGAAATCTATTCAAAATTTAActgttcaaaaattttaaaacttttgaggaTTTTACTCCACAATATGTGCTCTTATAGAACCTTTCTTGTGGTTGTGGGGGGATCAGAAAAGGGCAGATTTGATCTAATCAGAATTACTGGAAAATGGCTTGCTATTACCTCTTAGATGAGCTAACCCAATGCTAAAATTactattattgagacagagtctcactctgtcgcccaggctggagtgcaatggtgcaatcttggctcactgcaacttccacctcccaggttcaagcaattctcgtctcggcctcctcaatagctgggactacaggggcgcgccaccaagcccagctaatttttgtatttttttagtacagacggggtttcaccatattgcccagggtggtcttgaactcctgacctcgtgatcttcccgcctcagcctcccaaagtgctgggattacaggcgtgagccaccgcgcctggcccaatgcTAAAATTATATGTGAGTGGTGTCTTAGATCTCTGTACTTTATGGCGTATGATTAGCACTATCATAGTATGGATCCTTATCATAGTATGGATATGGATATGGATCCATATCATAGTATGGATCCTATTTAAGACAAATTTGCTGCaaaagtagtatttcattgtacaATATCTTTATTAAAGAAATGCATTCCAGCAACACTGTCAGCATCTTTATTACCAAAGAAATACATAACTTTAACAGATAATCTCTGTATCTTAGTTTTTGCCTTTGCAAAACAAATGGAGATATATCAACTCTCATACAATTCTAAAAGCATTGTGCTGTGCTGCCTCACAGGGGTACGTTCCCAGAGGTTTCTCTCTCTAGAGCAATCCCTAATAGGACAATTGTTCACTCTGAGGCTTCTGGCTTCTTATCTCTCCTCTCTTGGGGAGCTGCTGCTTCTCTGTAGGTTGCTTCCCTGTGACGCAGGGACCATAGTTTCTGCTCTAATAACACCTTTTCCACTCTGACGTAGCTGAGCCATACACTACATTGCCTTAGTCCTGTTCACCCTTTGGTGATTCTGTTCCATTTGCCACCTGGCCTCTTCCTCCTcagtcacttttttctttttttgagacagtctcgctgtcactgaggctggagtgcagtggtgcaatctcagctcactgcagtctcaacttcctgggctcaggtgatcctcctgcctcagccttcggagtagctgggattacaggtgtgtgccactgcacctggctaatttttgtatttttagtggagacggggtttcgccatgttggccaggctggtctcaaactcctgacctcaggtgatctacccgcctcagagCCTCCCAAGGCgtgtgggattacagatgtgagcctccgcacccggcCGCTCCTCAGTCAATTCTAAACAACTGTCCTCACTTGAGGAAGCTGGCCTTTCTCCTGTACTGTTTTACcagttgtctttttaaaaaataactttcctCCAAATAACTTACTAATTTTATTCATATAACACTCCTCAGgagttcaaataattttaatcatttttaaggcaaagaaaatactttttacatTTGCTAGATGTTTATTTGCAGAGCTACATAAATATAACCTTATTAGAATGGGATTTTTCCTACTTTGGGTAACTATCAaaagtctcacacacacacacaacccaaagaaaaCATATCCAAGAACGTGGtcagttttcagtttttatcattatttattattttattttttatatcccaGCCCTCCCATGTAAGACTGGTCATTTTTTAGAATCCTCAGCCATATCAAGGATACAGAAGGGGTCTAGGATAGAGACCAATGAAGAAATTTCTTTGGAGAATTGTTAAGTGCTCAATTCAGCCTTCTTGGACAAAGGAGTTACTACCTTCTACTTTGAAACCCAGTGAAAGGAACTTCAAGGAAGCCCTTCAGAGAGCTTTGAAATGTGTTTCGTACAACCATTTAGCTGGGGAGCCCAGAGAGGGCTGCTGCCATGCGATCTCCCTGAAATTGTTTTTTTCAGGCCAGGGATGTGAGAATGTTTCCTGAGGACCAGATGTGTGACACTCAGGAGAGAGCCGGCATAAAATAGCCCCCAGAGGTAAAGAAAACCTCAGGACTGAGGCTGGATACTAAGGGTTAGGAAAGAATTACAgacttttcttgagacagggtctttgtcatccaggctggagtgcagtggcacaatcaaggttcactgcagccttgacctcccaggctcaagcaatccttccacctcagctccctgagtagctgggactacaggcacataccaccatgcctggctaattttttgtatttttaatggagaagaggtttcaccaggttgcccaggctggtctcaaactcttgggctcaagccaatGGCAcctctgagcctcccaaagtgctgggatgacaagcatgaACCTCCGAACCTGGCAGAgtattttaaattgagatgggTCCATCAGATACAAGGATAACTACCCAGCAGGGAACCTCCAAAGAGGTCATACAAATGCCTGAGACAGAAAAAGTCGATTTAATTATCTGCGGGGCCCAGGGATTatgaagccagccagccaaggaAGAACTACCCTATCTCCTCACTCCTCACCTTTTGTACCTCCAGTCTACACTTTAATCCCACTGAGTTAACTTGCAGCTCACAGCTCCAGAAAAGTATAAGGAGAAAGCTGAAATCAGAGGAATCGTGCCCTCCACTGCCAGCTTGCAGTTTAAAGCACACCCAAGCTATAATTAAGATTACCTTCTGACGATTACATAGGACTGCACGTTTtacctattgaaataaaactgttttcgCAACTAATCATGATGAAAATACTTTTTGTTATCTGTGAGTAATCTAAAAATACATGGGTCAGGTCAAGTCTTCATCCTGGGGCACCAGGGTATACTCCCACCGTATAAAGACACAAACATAAAAGCAATGTTTTGATCTGAATCCAATCCACACACGATGCTTATTCTACATACTCGTGTACATGAGAACCATTTTTCCATTGCAACTTTTCTTGTCAAAACATCCTTCTACTTACAAGGAAGATTTTGCTTAAGTCCttcctttatccttttttttttttgagatggagtctcgctctgccgcccgccgttctctcagctcactgcaacctctgccccccaggctcaagcgattctctcgcctcagcctcctgagtagctgggattacaggtgtgcaccaccaggcctggccagtcCTTCCATTCTTAGTTCTTGAGGTTATGCAGTGTCTTTGCCCTGTGCTTCTCTTGTATTATGATCCAAactcctttgtttaaaaaaaaataaaacacctaaaTATAATCCAAATGTGCTAATAAATGTGAAACAGCCTCTTTCTCTGAAACAAGTTCTTCAGTAAAATAATTCTGTAATgtattgctttgcttttcttacaTGAAGTTATGCTATTACAAAATTAAGTTTCAATTACAGGCAAGGTTAAACTCTGCAAGCAACCCAAAACTCAAAAAGGGCTGAATGATAAGTCATTCAGGTAAAGACAAAAGAATGGCTCCTTATCATTCAACTTAACCAACCTTCTAAAGGTTCCTCCATCCCCACTGTCTATTACGCTCGTGGTATCCTTGTCTTACACACTTATCACTATCTGCAATTGTCTATTATGTCACCTTCCACAAACATACATACAGTATATACATGATTGAAATCTGTCAGGGCagggtctttgttttgttttccacttaAAAGTTTCTGGGCCTAGATAGCTTTTGACACATAGTAGTCACTAAATAGATACTTGCTTCATGAATGAAGGGCACCATTTAGTCAATAAAAGGGAACCACAGAATAGGTAAACTTCCAAAAGTATCTAGTGTTGTCTTTTAAACTAAACTCCCCATTCCTCACTGCCCAATCTCGTGACCTCTTGGCAAACTGGTTTTTCTTTGCTGCTCTAACATGAGAGAGGTTTATGAAAAGTAAAGACTAGCCTAAATTTTGCCAaatccagaattttaaaatatatcttcattCTCTTTGGCCTCAGCCACATGTGACTGAGTGCCCCCCTCAAACAATCCCCTTCCTTGGTTTGTGTGACTCCATCCAATTCTAGTTCCTGGGCTAATTCTGCAACCACTGGAGTCAGAGGGCAGAAAACACATCTGGTTTTGCTCCCACTGTATCTCTAACAtggcttggcacacagtaggtgcaccATACATAAATATGTCAACAAATGaacttctccctctctccacttCTGTCTCCAATGGACATCTCCCCAAATCTTACTTTGAGACTctaaattatctttttgtttttggagtctGTAAATTCACAAATGGTTTCCACCAATACTAAGTCAAGGATAGTTACTGAAGTTCATCGATGAACTCAAGCCCTCTTGCTTACTCTGACTTCTACATGCCTATCAAATCTCAGTGTTCTCATTTTCATGCTTAAATTATACAGAAATGGGAAGCTTGGAAGTTAGCTACTCACTTGCACATTCAAGTTTTAGATGTTTTCTGTAGAGAACTCCCGGACAGCCCCACAGCCACTGCCTTAGTCTGTCATGATTTTCACATGAACTATTTAAGAACCTGTTACCTAGTTTCCAGCTTCAAGACTCATCACATGCACACTAACACTTTCCACATTCATCTTGCTAGAATAACTATTCCTAACATTCTGGTTTAAATCCTCTGTAATTTCTCAAGACAAATTCTTCATAATCTGATCGCTGCTCTTCCCTGAATTCTTTTCTTACCAACCCTACACCCCATCCTTCTAACCTGACAACCAAGGTGTCCAGTTTCATAGTTATGCCCTCCTCTGACTGGTTACCATTATGTCAGCTGTTTCATTGCTGGCAAAGCCACTTACCTTCTCTCTCATCATGATTCCTTCAAGTCCTCCCTGGCTCAGCTTAAATCTTAGCCTGGCTTCACCTATTGAGTGACAAACTCCTTTCCAATGCTCTCACAGAAACTCATGCATTTATCCatcatagtgtgtgtgtgtgtgtgtatatatatatatatatatatcaacaatATATAATTGTGTCTCAATTAGAGGTGAGGCCTCtgcagctcaccgcaacctccgtctcccaggttcaagcaattctcctgcctcagcctccctagtagctgggattacaggcatgcaccaccacgcccggctaatatttttgtatttttagtagagacggggtttctccatgttggtcaggctggtctcgaactccccacctcacgtgaactgcccaccttggcctcccaaagtgctgcgactATAGGACGTGAGCTACCGTACCCGGCCGCCACAGATTCAACctttctatttttgtaactttacaGAACATAACCAGTTACATGTGGAAACAGGTAGTCTGCTTTGACAGCTGGGGGCAAATCAACCTGACTTTGTGAACTAAGATGGGAGGGAAgtaggggctggagggaggcttTTCAGGCAGAGGACAGAGTTGAAAAGCAGATGGGGTacttaggaaaaataaatttaacatttttgcaCACCAACATATAACACTGCAGAGAAGATAAAAGCATAATTTCTGctgaaaaatttaaagtataatggGTATCTATACATAACTATAACTTAAGGCAGGACTGAAGTGCTGTTAAAGATAGAAATATAGACAataggtggggtgtggtggctcgtccctgtaatcccagcactttgggaggccaagatgagaggatcacttgaaaccaggagtccaagaccagcctgggcaacatagtttaACTCCATCTCCAATGCAAGATCCACtgcttattttgtttcatttgaaaatttGAGTCATTagttcaaggatttttttttttttttgaggtggagtctcactgtgccaccaggctggagcacagtggcatgatctcagctcactgcaacctctgcctcccaggttcaagcgattctcctgcctcagcctctcaagtagctaagactacaggcacatgccaccacacccagctaatttttgtatttttagtagagttggggtctcaccatgtgggccagggtgatctcgatctcttgaccttgtgatccgcccacctcggcctcccaaagtgccaggattacagccgtgagccaccacaccggcctcAAGGGTTGTTTATATGGGGGTCAGGGTACCTTCACTAGACTTAGACTTCTGAAGCCCAAACTGGCCAAACTTCACCAGCTTTACATTATACCCACAGCAACTCAGCTGTCTTTCAAGGTCATTGTTCAATCTTCAACAGACTATCTTCACTTGAAAATTTGATGATgacagccgggagtggtggctcacgcctgtaatcctagcactttgggaggccgaggcggcggatcacgaggtcgagttcgagaccagcctggtcaacatgttgaaacccagtctctactaagaatacaaaaagaattagtcgagtgaatctccatctctacaaaaaacacaaaaattagccaggtgtggtggtgtgcatctgtagtcccagctactcagaaggctgaggcaggagaaccacttgacttgagcccaggaattagaggctgcagtgagccaggattgcgccattgcactatCTGTAAACAAGAAAGGCAATGGCAATTGGACTCTAACCATACATCTTTAAAGTATAGTCTCACATTTCGGGAGGAAGCCCAAGAGAGATTTAATCAGCAGGGTTTCTTTATAAGTGAATGTTCtgaagctgagacctgaagggtaAATTAGGAGTTAAAATACAAGATGAGAGTAGCAATTAGCTAGCACATTATAAAGCCATTCCAGGTTACAAGTAAAAGTGATACCCTTCCAAGGCCAGGTTAAGAACCTCAGATGTTATTCTAAACACAGTGgagaattataatttaaatagcaTGACTTGGCTACATCACTATTTTATGTAGCTGTTCCAGCAATTCATGTTCCCTTCAACTGCCCCTGCCCTCTCACTCAGCAGTCCAGTTGACTTTgtcccttcattttaaaaaaacaaaaaaaacccccaaccCTGTCAATAAACCACGAAAACTAGGAAGGCACGACAGCAAGTTTCAGTGCTTTAACACAGAAACACCCAATTACCAAGTTGAGGGCTAAAAAAATTCGACCAAGTAGTCCCACATCATTGCCTTTAGTCTACAAATCTCAGGGATTATActtgattttcctttatttcctgctCAATCTTTACTTGCACCCAAGCCCTACTTTTTCTCAAACCTATTTACATATTCTTAAGTTGACTCACACCTAGcaggcttttttcacttagctaGCCACCTTACACACAGCCCACAAGTCAGGTGTGCCAAGTGAGCATTACAGATACTAGGATAAGATCatcttttgaaaaacagaagCCACCTAAACTCCTACCCATACGTTTCCAGTGGTACTCCCAAGCTCTATGTGACTAATAATCATCCCCCTAGTCATGACAGCATAGCAGATGAACATGTTGCTAAAGGTAATTTAAACATCATACTCTTTCAAATTTACTCAAACATCTAAAATACCCACCTATGCCACATGAGCTGTGCTATTTTAATCTGCTATATTGTCTTCCAGTGCCCTCTGCTTCAAGGACTCCTGGAATTCTGCTTGTTTCTCATTGCCTTTAACCGTGTTACAAACCCAGTCCAAAAGTAAACATTCCAAAACAGTCACTTAACAAGTAAATCTGATATGAAGCTAGCCCAGTCCCTAAACCTACAGTATTTCACTGATACTACAAGCCTAATTGATTAAAAATACCTTACCAAAACcagatatgtattttttaaaaccagaacATTTATTGCATGACTAATCGTTGACATTCTTAAGATGAACTGGATGCTGCAACAGCTGCCCTCTTGGGTTTAGGTGTTGTTCCTTCACGGAATCCATGCCTGCAGGATGTCAAAAACAAGAACAAGTTACTTCAGCAACATCGatgcatacattttaatttttgttaaacaGATTTCAATGCGCTTATCTCAGTTAAATGCTGAAATCAATACTGCATTCATATgttcagacatttatttttacaacatCACTGATAAGCTGAAATTCTTCACTTTGCTTAAAGATACCCATTTTCGGATATAGTTAACTGCAACTGCAATAAAGGCTCAAAAACTTATTTGGCTATACTAGTCATTGGGCCAGTATGTTTGTTCATATTTGGCAAGAGATCACAGATTATTTGTGAAAATGGTTCCCTATACTGAGAATAGATCCCAACTACTTTCACTAAGCAAGGAAAAAACAATTAGCATGTTTAATGGCAGACATTTTCTAAACCAAGAGCTTtgcattttaacttatttaacaTCTGTATCTACTCTAAGAAGTATCTACTCTAAGAAAGGTCAACTATCCTACTTTTAAAAGCCTGGCTTCAGTTCAAGCTCTTAACTCCTATATTGTACTAACAGACCACTCAACATTAAGCCCACAAAAACGTTATGACCCTAAATGCAAAGAAAGTTGCTTCAGCACATGAACACACCTATGGGTGTCTACAAAGCCCTGAACTGTCTTGCTATCTTTAAAACTGGACACTCCGGAGACTGAGTGGGTAGAGGCTAGGGATTCTGCAAAATATTCAATTTTGCACTGGACAATCCCaccacaaagaattatccagcccaaagtATCAATAGCTGAGAATTGCTGAAATAGAACATAGTAACGGAAGGAGCACCAGCTTTATAGTTAAGTCTGCATCATTCTGAATCTTAGCTGAGATCTTAGATGGGTTAATCTCTTAGAAACTACTCTTTAATATGCAGGTTCTCTCAGCTAAGTCTACGGCggagctgagattctgcatttataACTCTAAGGCCAAGACTTGAGTAACAAGAGCCCAAGGCAACAGCAGCAACCAGGGCAATTTTCTACAGCACTCTTGCCCACAGCCACTATACTAAAGGTTGAACCAAGCCTGACTCCAGACCTTATTCACTACTGTCTTGACAAATTTTGACACCAATTAAACCTAATAAATATCAACACTTTGGGACCCTAGTTCAAACAATGCTCCTGTTATTTAATTTATACTACTGTTTAGTGAAAAAACTACTAATAAAATCCAAACTAACTGATGTCAAGGTTACAGCGGCAGAAGATAAAAGCTTTCAACAtctggcctgagcccaggagttccgaGATTatcctgggtaacatgacaaTATCCCattctctacaataaatacaaaaattagctgggcatgtggcagcgcacacctgtagtcccgggtACTCGGGCGGCTGAGATGAGATTACCTGaggctggggagactgaggctgcactgagccgtgatcgtgccactacactcaagcctgggcaacatagtgaaaccctgcctcaaaaacaacaataaataaaaagcttcCAACATCTCATCCCCAGTAACCATCAGGGTACTGTTATCTTTTTACAAGTAAACACGAGGGTTTCATTCAAGCCCACTGGACCAATTATGATCGAACATACAAACTGTACCTGAATCTGCGGTATACAATTTTTAGGTGCCTCATTCGACCAGTTCCGGTGGTATTTCGTCTTTTAGCCTTGGCACTCCAGTTATCTAAAACATAAGTTCAGAAAAGATTTCAAACGGTGTTCTCCCACACACCTTGTAGGTGTTGTTAACACACGAGTTTTATGCCACCTCATCGGCATACAGATGTACGAGTTTTAAGATAGGCACCAAATAAAGTTCAAACCTATGCCCCCACTTAAGTGCAATACAAACAAAAGCTAACACAGTTGGCCTGAAAAATGTTACTTACACTTTCTCTTGCGCTTGGCAGGGTAGCCACATTTGCCACAGGTCGACTTCTGAAGGTGGTAGGCCTTAGAGCCACAGCGGCGGCACAACGTGTGCGTCTTATTGCGACGCTTTCCAAACGATGACGTTCCCTTCGTCTGCACATTAAAGGAATAAATAGTTCTGAAACCTGGCAACTTCTAGATTTACTCGAGTTCTCCGGGAAACCAATTACTGATAAAATTTAAAGGCAATCGTAAAGATCGAAACTGCGGGAGAAGCCTCTTTCCACGAATGCCAAGTCAGAGACCACTACCCGCATTTCACGTTACCTAAAACCCTCCGCAAGAGTTGCAATGTTCTGAAATGCACCTTATCTTTACAGACTCCGGCCAGAGAGCATCACCAATGAATTATTTCATTGTTACACAGAGCCAAACATTCCCAAACTCCTTCCCTCGGCTCCCAACCAAGGCTAGAGCCGTGAAAGGTCTCCAAAGGTTGGACCGAGGCAAAGGACACAATGCGGCTCTAGCACCACAATTACGGCGGGATAGGTCCCCCAGGCACCAGTTAGCAGTCATTCTTCTGGCTCTTGAGGGCCACCGCATGCCTCTTTCCAGCCCACCAGTTCCCCTTATCCGGAATC
The genomic region above belongs to Homo sapiens chromosome 5, GRCh38.p14 Primary Assembly and contains:
- the RPL37 gene encoding large ribosomal subunit protein eL37 — protein: MTKGTSSFGKRRNKTHTLCRRCGSKAYHLQKSTCGKCGYPAKRKRKYNWSAKAKRRNTTGTGRMRHLKIVYRRFRHGFREGTTPKPKRAAVAASSSS